One Miscanthus floridulus cultivar M001 chromosome 11, ASM1932011v1, whole genome shotgun sequence DNA window includes the following coding sequences:
- the LOC136493180 gene encoding uncharacterized protein codes for MALLLRRGAALAARTFGAAAASSASTTVHRLPAGGSLAGAGEFAPARLFVFKNRRGFAKGKKSKDDRGDTVQAVPDIGPTVKSAATAQMDAAVIALSRELSKLRTGRATPGMLDHIMVENAGVKVALNRIAVVSVLDAHTLSVMPYDPTSMKSIEHAIVSSPLGINPTPDGNRIIAAIPPLTKENIQALCKVVTKSAEDFKQSIRRARQKALDTIKKSASSMPKDDVKRIEKEIEELTKKFVKSADDMCKAKEKEISGS; via the exons ATGGCCCTCCTCCTTCGCCGAGGCGCGGCCCTCGCTGCCCGCACCTTCGGCGCCGCGGCTGCCTCCTCCGCTTCCACCACCGTGCACCGCCTCCCAGCCGGGGGATCCCTTGCGGGCGCCGGGGAATTCGCTCCAGCGCGGCTCTTCGTCTTCAAGAACCGAAGAGGCTTCGCGAAGGGGAAGAAATCGA AGGATGATCGAGGTGACACTGTTCAAGCTGTTCCTGACATTGGGCCAACTGTCAAATCAGCTGCCACTGCACAAATGGATGCTGCAGTGATCGCGCTGTCACGAGAGCTGAGCAAACTACGGACTGGAAGAGCTACTCCTG GCATGCTTGACCATATCATGGTGGAGAATGCAGGTGTTAAAGTTGCATTGAATCGCATTGCCGTTGTTTCTGTCCTGGATGCACATACCCTATCAGTGATGCCTTATGATCCTACT TCCATGAAGTCTATTGAGCATGCTATTGTCTCATCACCATTGGGCATTAATCCAACACCTGATGGGAATAGGATTATTGCAGCTATCCCTCC GTTGACGAAGGAGAATATACAG GCACTGTGCAAGGTTGTTACTAAATCAGCAGAGGATTTTAAACAAAGTATTAGAAGAGCACGCCAAAAG GCACTTGATACAATAAAGAAATCTGCATCTAGTATGCCCAAGGATGATGTAAAGAGGATTGAGAAGGAG ATTGAAGAATTGACAAAGAAGTTCGTAAAGTCAGCAGATGATATGTGCAAGGCTAAGGAAAAGGAAATCAGCGGAAGCTGA